In one Kwoniella botswanensis chromosome 3, complete sequence genomic region, the following are encoded:
- a CDS encoding small nuclear ribonucleoprotein Sm D2: MSQYAHVPKSELDEAQIKELEEYEISQGPLSVLQQAVRNSSQVLISLRNNKKLLARVKAFDRHCNMVLENVKEMWTETPKGKGKKPVNKDRFISKMFLRGDSVILVLRNAA; the protein is encoded by the exons GTCCCCAAATCCGAGTTGGACGAAGCGCAAATAAAAGAATTAGAGGAGTATGAGATCTCTCAAGGACCTTTATCAGTCTTACAACAGGCCGTACGAAACTCGTCGCAGGTGTTGATCTCTTTACGAAATAACAAGAAGTTGCTGGCGAGGGTGAAGGCTTTTGATAGGCATTGTAACATGGTCTTGGAGAAtgtgaaagag ATGTGGACGGAAACAccgaaaggaaagggaaagaagccAGTAAACAAGGATAGATTCATCTC CAAAATGTTCCTCCGTGGCGATTCAGTCATTCTCG TCCTTCGTAACGCAGCTTAA